DNA sequence from the Actinomycetota bacterium genome:
TCTACCTGGGGCTCACCGTCCACCAGAACATGGCCTTCTTCGGGGAGGTCTTCAAGCTCTCCAGGCGGGAGATAGAGGAGAGAGAGAAGGAACTGCTGGAGTTCATCGGCCTGCCGGAATGGAGAAACGAGCTGGTGGGCAACCTCAGCGGCGGCATGAAGCACCGCGTCTCCCTGGCCTGCGCCCTCATCCACCATTCCCCGCTCCTCCTCCTGGACGAGCCCACCGTGGGCGTGGACCCGGAGCTACGCGTCTCCTTCTGGGAATACTTCAACCACATCAAGGGCGAGGGCAGGACCATCGTCATCACCACCCACTACATGGACGAGGCGGGGCGCTGCGACCGCATCGGGTTCATGCACAACGGGCGCCTGGCAGCCGAGGGCGAA
Encoded proteins:
- a CDS encoding ABC transporter ATP-binding protein, which codes for MEGNGNSYMVEASGLVKRYGSFTAVDGLDLRVRRGEIYGLLGPNGAGKTTTIKILCGLLRMSGGEAQVGGRRLPDHRAAAEIGYMPQETALYLGLTVHQNMAFFGEVFKLSRREIEEREKELLEFIGLPEWRNELVGNLSGGMKHRVSLACALIHHSPLLLLDEPTVGVDPELRVSFWEYFNHIKGEGRTIVITTHYMDEAGRCDRIGFMHNGRLAAEGEPGKLLEMTGTHNLEDAFLSFTAGSKREVEP